A portion of the Saimiri boliviensis isolate mSaiBol1 chromosome 1, mSaiBol1.pri, whole genome shotgun sequence genome contains these proteins:
- the TAF7 gene encoding transcription initiation factor TFIID subunit 7, with the protein MSKSKDDAPHELESQFILRLPPEYASTVRRAVQSGHVNLKDRLSIELHPDGRHGIVRVDRVPLASKLVDLPCVMESLKTIDKKTFYKTADISQMLVATVDGDLYPPVEEPVASTDPKASKKKDKDKEKKFIWNHGITLPLKNVRKRRFRKTAKKKYIESPDVEKEVKRLLSTDAEAVSTRWEIIAEDETKETENQGLDISSPGMSGHRQGHDSLEHDELREIFNDLSSSSEDEDETQHQDEEDINIIDTEEDLERQLQDKLNESDEQHQKNEGTNQLVMGIQKQIDNMKGKLQETQDRAKRQEDLIMKVENLALKNRFQAVLDELKQKEDREKEQLSSLQEELESLLEK; encoded by the coding sequence atgagtAAAAGCAAAGATGATGCTCCTCACGAACTGGAGAGCCAGTTTATCTTACGTCTGCCTCCAGAATATGCCTCTACTGTCAGAAGGGCAGTACAGTCTGGTCATGTCAACCTCAAGGACAGACTGTCAATTGAGTTACACCCTGATGGGCGTCATGGAATTGTCAGAGTGGACCGTGTTCCATTGGCCTCAAAATTGGTTGACCTACCCTGTGTTATGGAAAGCTTGAAAACCATTGATAAGAAAACCTTTTACAAGACAGCTGATATCTCTCAGATGCTTGTAGCCACAGTTGATGGTGATCTCTATCCTCCAGTGGAGGAGCCAGTTGCTAGCACTGATCctaaagcaagcaagaaaaaagataaggacaaagagaaaaagtTCATCTGGAACCACGGAATTACTTTGCCCCTAAAGAATGTCAGGAAGAGAAGGTTCCGAAAGACAGCAAAGAAGAAGTATATTGAATCTccagatgtggagaaagaggtgAAACGATTGCTGAGTACAGATGCTGAAGCTGTTAGTACTCGGTGGGAAATAATTGCTGAAGATGaaacaaaggagacagaaaatcaagGCCTGGATATCTCTTCTCCAGGAATGTCTGGTCACAGGCAGGGCCATGACTCCTTAGAGCATGATGAGCTTCGAGAGATATTCAATGACCTCAGCAGCAGCAGTGAGGATGAAGATGAGACGCAGCATCAAGATGAAGAAGATATAAACATCATTGACACTGAGGAAGATCTGGAGAGACAGCTACAGGACAAGCTCAATGAATCAGATGAACAGCACCAGAAGAATGAAGGAACCAATCAGCTGGTTATGGGAATTCAGAAGCAGATTGACAACATGAAAGGCAAGCTCCAAGAGACCCAGGACAGGGCAAAACGACAAGAGGATCTCATCATGAAAGTGGAAAATCTGGCTCTCAAGAACAGATTTCAGGCTGTACTGGATGAGCTCAAGCAAAAGGAAGATCGAGAAAAGGAGCAACTCAGCTCTTTGCAAGAGGAGCTAGAATCACTCCTAGAGAAGTAA